In the genome of Nonlabens sp. MB-3u-79, one region contains:
- a CDS encoding TM2 domain-containing protein, whose amino-acid sequence MNILNDIVSGASRQFGREFGRAGANSILKGANSYTIRGVSDYSSRVKPSDSSIVKAIKEVQKIKFVSTNKANASRLIELTDLMLSIISFNGNETLNQLTDLKELIKQYNNKFDHGSSLIDDDFKDKSIDYLEDKRKEFVDLMNKFNNDTKIFINRNIELARRKKKSKRTATLLAFPILGSLGIHKFYLGKIGQGILYLIFSFLLIPTIISLFEFISYLSMSTEKFDTKFNPEYRYYNQFTITN is encoded by the coding sequence ATGAATATTCTTAATGACATCGTTAGTGGAGCATCTAGGCAGTTTGGTAGAGAATTTGGACGAGCTGGAGCAAACTCAATTTTAAAAGGAGCAAATTCTTATACAATTCGAGGAGTTAGTGATTATTCAAGCAGGGTTAAACCTTCCGACAGTTCAATTGTAAAAGCAATTAAAGAAGTACAAAAAATAAAATTTGTTTCAACAAATAAAGCAAATGCATCAAGATTGATAGAGTTAACTGACCTAATGCTTTCTATCATTTCTTTTAATGGTAATGAAACTTTAAACCAATTAACTGACCTTAAGGAACTAATTAAACAATACAACAATAAATTTGACCACGGTAGCTCTTTAATTGATGATGACTTTAAAGATAAGAGTATTGACTATTTAGAAGATAAGAGAAAAGAATTTGTTGATTTGATGAATAAATTTAATAATGACACTAAAATATTTATCAATAGAAATATTGAGTTAGCCAGACGAAAAAAGAAATCTAAAAGGACAGCAACATTATTAGCGTTTCCAATATTAGGAAGTTTAGGAATTCATAAATTTTATTTGGGAAAAATAGGTCAAGGTATTTTATATCTTATATTTTCTTTTTTACTTATCCCTACAATAATTTCTTTATTTGAATTTATTTCATATTTATCTATGTCAACAGAAAAGTTTGATACTAAATTTAATCCTGAATATAGATATTATAATCAATTTACAATAACAAACTAA
- a CDS encoding ion transporter produces the protein MKEKLRIIIEDNTSPKGKVFDYFIQVLILLSLIAFTIETLPNNSVKTDNFLNWFELICIIIFSIEYLMRIFVAKKPFKYIFSFYGIIDFLSIFPFYLRGAYDLRALRAFRIFRIFRALKLIRYNKALNRFHIAAKIVKEEIILFLIITSIFIFLASAGIYFFENEAQPDIFTSVIHSGWWAVVTLTTVGYGDVYPITVGGKIFTFFILLIGVGIVTIPAGLVASALSKAREIEKDNNKKHK, from the coding sequence ATGAAAGAAAAATTACGAATTATTATTGAAGATAATACATCCCCAAAAGGGAAAGTATTTGACTATTTTATTCAAGTTTTAATTCTCTTGTCACTTATTGCCTTTACGATTGAAACTTTACCTAATAATTCAGTAAAAACTGATAATTTTTTAAATTGGTTTGAATTAATTTGTATTATAATATTTTCAATAGAATATCTAATGAGAATTTTTGTTGCAAAAAAGCCTTTTAAATATATTTTTAGCTTTTACGGAATTATCGATTTCTTGTCAATTTTCCCATTCTATCTTAGAGGAGCATACGACCTAAGAGCATTAAGAGCATTCAGGATATTCAGAATATTCAGAGCTTTGAAACTAATTAGATATAATAAAGCCCTAAACAGATTTCATATTGCAGCTAAAATTGTCAAGGAAGAAATAATTCTTTTTTTAATTATTACTTCTATTTTTATTTTTCTAGCGTCAGCAGGAATTTACTTTTTTGAAAATGAGGCTCAACCTGATATTTTCACTTCTGTTATACATAGTGGTTGGTGGGCAGTTGTAACATTAACAACTGTGGGCTATGGAGATGTTTATCCAATTACAGTAGGAGGTAAAATATTTACTTTTTTCATTCTATTAATTGGAGTTGGAATTGTCACTATTCCAGCAGGTCTAGTTGCAAGTGCTTTATCAAAAGCTAGAGAAATTGAAAAAGATAATAATAAAAAACATAAATAA
- a CDS encoding DUF5677 domain-containing protein, whose amino-acid sequence MTSSGKKIGFEYLEDFQMLNEIGYNLSRKFNGLNVDDIIKTKSTHLLAKIIDNCFSLLKLIPESNLDKFKDGYLDFHSTLSLIRNIIEQANNHWYLIVDNTSKEETDLKFFLFDYHDTLSLELIGTNLFFNEETIKFLNDQKVELKLAIENNKVFKSLDKNQQKMILKGKKSSLLTQFEIIEKRGIELEEFKSYYKLMSTSTHSSPTALKILAFKNINDEKNANELTDGLLFMSLYYCCFFLSDLIKSTSKLWGLEFSNKKAEEIIEKYSWKKICR is encoded by the coding sequence ATGACATCATCTGGAAAAAAAATAGGATTTGAATATTTAGAAGATTTTCAAATGCTAAACGAAATAGGGTATAATTTATCTCGAAAATTTAATGGCTTAAACGTAGATGATATTATCAAAACAAAATCTACTCATTTACTTGCTAAAATTATTGACAATTGTTTTTCTCTTTTAAAACTAATTCCTGAAAGTAATCTTGATAAATTCAAAGATGGTTATTTAGATTTTCATTCGACTTTATCATTAATTAGAAATATAATTGAACAAGCAAATAATCATTGGTACTTAATCGTTGATAACACTTCAAAAGAAGAAACAGATTTAAAGTTTTTCTTATTTGATTACCACGACACTTTATCTTTAGAGTTAATTGGCACGAACTTGTTCTTTAATGAAGAAACTATAAAGTTTTTAAACGACCAAAAAGTAGAATTGAAATTAGCAATTGAGAACAACAAAGTATTTAAATCTCTTGATAAGAATCAACAAAAAATGATACTAAAAGGTAAGAAAAGTTCTTTGCTTACTCAATTTGAGATTATTGAAAAAAGAGGAATCGAATTGGAGGAATTTAAATCTTATTATAAACTAATGTCTACTAGTACTCATTCCTCTCCAACAGCACTTAAAATATTAGCATTTAAAAATATTAATGATGAAAAGAATGCTAATGAATTGACAGATGGATTATTATTTATGTCACTTTATTATTGTTGTTTCTTTTTGTCCGACTTAATAAAATCTACGAGTAAATTATGGGGATTAGAATTTTCAAATAAAAAAGCAGAAGAAATAATTGAAAAGTATTCTTGGAAAAAAATCTGTAGGTAA
- a CDS encoding leucine-rich repeat domain-containing protein, with amino-acid sequence MRNYKDQVGCASFVGVLGIIFFAVIMLLKEPVSFFEGLSNVLTLLVVFFIIIGLAIIDPTSFFKKKKVIKPKDETPSPRPIKKTSVEHKTSNTNYSNKTIASQNSTTANRSFVESPEAVRKKRVFYKYDEVDIDWYNSLEEEWKVILSQAINKDKLAAPNKNDLLSVSNIKKLSIVSRVTEDLSPLMRLSELEELTWIGWESYPSNIHPLKKLTGLKRLSLIQTQLNDLNPISDLIELNFLRIELSKISDIKPIGNLINLNRLILDDNNIEDIETLKSLSRLESLSLKNNNINILQPLLSLKQLRSLDLAHCNIPDISILKNMSSLRYLKLRGNNLSQIQKQDLKETLISCKIVF; translated from the coding sequence ATGAGGAATTATAAGGATCAAGTTGGATGCGCTTCGTTTGTAGGTGTTTTGGGTATTATATTCTTTGCGGTAATAATGTTATTAAAAGAACCTGTTTCATTTTTTGAAGGTTTGTCAAATGTATTAACGCTTTTAGTAGTCTTTTTTATAATAATAGGTTTAGCAATTATAGATCCGACGTCTTTTTTTAAAAAAAAGAAGGTAATTAAACCAAAAGATGAAACTCCATCGCCAAGACCGATCAAAAAGACTTCGGTTGAACACAAGACTTCAAATACAAATTATTCAAATAAGACTATTGCTTCACAAAATTCAACAACTGCTAATCGATCATTTGTCGAATCCCCAGAAGCAGTTAGAAAAAAACGAGTTTTTTATAAATATGATGAAGTTGACATAGATTGGTATAATTCATTAGAAGAGGAATGGAAGGTCATTTTAAGTCAAGCAATAAATAAAGATAAATTAGCTGCACCAAATAAAAATGACCTCTTATCCGTAAGTAATATCAAAAAGCTATCTATAGTTAGCAGGGTTACAGAAGACCTATCACCGCTTATGCGATTATCAGAATTGGAGGAGTTGACTTGGATTGGCTGGGAATCTTACCCTTCTAATATCCATCCATTGAAAAAACTTACAGGTCTTAAAAGACTGAGTTTAATACAAACTCAATTGAATGATTTAAATCCAATATCAGATTTAATTGAATTGAATTTCCTTAGAATAGAGTTATCTAAAATTTCTGACATAAAGCCTATTGGGAATTTAATTAACTTAAATCGCTTAATTTTAGATGACAATAATATTGAAGACATCGAAACCTTAAAAAGCCTATCACGACTAGAATCTTTAAGTTTAAAAAATAATAATATAAATATTTTGCAGCCACTTTTAAGTTTGAAACAATTAAGATCATTGGATCTTGCCCATTGTAATATACCAGACATTTCTATTTTAAAAAATATGTCTAGTTTAAGATACTTAAAATTGAGAGGAAACAACTTGTCGCAAATTCAAAAACAAGATCTAAAAGAAACACTGATTTCCTGCAAAATTGTCTTCTAA
- a CDS encoding DUF6150 family protein — protein MKHTLILLIVLAFSSYSFAQKVVSVEYQNQADVKVFVIEYENQADLKVFKVKYDNQAGDNDGKWFFTDYANQAQKKIFFVKYVNQADLKIYFVDYENQAGWKKLNKKHMLY, from the coding sequence ATGAAACATACTTTAATATTACTGATAGTACTAGCTTTTTCAAGCTACTCATTTGCACAAAAAGTTGTCTCTGTTGAATACCAAAACCAAGCAGACGTAAAAGTTTTTGTAATCGAGTATGAAAATCAGGCAGATTTAAAAGTGTTCAAAGTAAAATACGACAACCAAGCAGGAGACAATGATGGAAAGTGGTTTTTTACAGACTATGCAAATCAAGCGCAAAAGAAAATTTTCTTTGTTAAATATGTGAACCAAGCAGATTTGAAAATATATTTTGTTGATTATGAAAATCAAGCAGGTTGGAAAAAATTGAATAAGAAACATATGCTGTATTAA